In Amycolatopsis jiangsuensis, the following proteins share a genomic window:
- a CDS encoding sodium:solute symporter family protein: MILAFTLVGIVLIGVLGFVGRRRPAADLSEWTVGGRKFGALTMWFLQAGEVFTTFTFLGMAGLAFSGGVAAMYALPYVPIAYVVLFFLAKRLWQMGKDRGYLTQGDFLEDRFSSRALGTLSAVLGVIFVLPYLQLQITGLGLIVRLVTGDQASGTLSMVAGSVLVVAFVLWAGLRGVAATSYFKDAIMLVVLVVLIIAVPAHFAGGVSGVFHKIEQLHPEKLFVHAGANDHTWFITSMLVSAIGVGLMTLPHTWPALMSARDPKVLRRNYTWMPIYELCLLLPMIIGFAAILVVPQDSDPNGVLLTLSKDALPGWVTGLVVVAATATAMVPAAGILIGISSLVARNIARVRSERRQFWINHGTVVLASTLALVLGIFRPDLLANLLLLTYSGSVQLAPANLLGFLKKVPVGKVPVFAGLIAGEIVVIWLTFFDTKLAGTVNVGLIGLAVNVVVLAVAALIERAVARPAELTEAGEPL; the protein is encoded by the coding sequence ATGATCCTGGCCTTCACCCTCGTCGGCATCGTGCTGATCGGCGTGCTCGGATTCGTCGGGCGCCGGCGGCCTGCCGCGGATCTGTCGGAATGGACTGTGGGTGGCCGGAAGTTCGGTGCGCTCACCATGTGGTTCCTGCAGGCCGGTGAGGTGTTCACGACCTTCACCTTCCTGGGCATGGCGGGGTTGGCCTTCTCCGGCGGTGTCGCCGCGATGTATGCGCTGCCGTACGTGCCGATCGCTTACGTCGTACTGTTCTTCCTGGCCAAGCGGCTGTGGCAGATGGGAAAGGACCGCGGCTACCTGACGCAGGGCGACTTCCTCGAGGACCGGTTCTCCAGCCGTGCCCTCGGTACGCTGTCCGCGGTACTCGGCGTGATCTTCGTGCTGCCGTATCTGCAGCTGCAGATCACCGGCCTCGGGCTGATCGTCCGGCTGGTCACCGGCGATCAGGCGTCCGGCACGCTGAGCATGGTGGCCGGCAGCGTGCTCGTGGTGGCCTTCGTGCTGTGGGCGGGGCTGCGCGGAGTCGCGGCGACGTCCTACTTCAAGGACGCGATCATGCTCGTCGTGCTCGTGGTGCTGATCATCGCGGTGCCCGCGCACTTCGCCGGCGGCGTGTCCGGGGTGTTCCACAAGATCGAACAGCTGCACCCGGAGAAGCTGTTCGTCCACGCCGGGGCCAACGACCACACCTGGTTCATCACGAGCATGCTGGTGAGCGCGATCGGCGTCGGCCTGATGACGCTGCCGCACACGTGGCCGGCGCTGATGTCCGCGCGCGACCCGAAGGTACTGCGCCGCAACTACACCTGGATGCCGATCTACGAGCTGTGCCTGCTGTTGCCGATGATCATCGGCTTCGCGGCGATCCTGGTCGTCCCCCAGGACAGTGACCCGAACGGGGTGTTGCTCACGTTGAGCAAGGATGCCCTGCCGGGATGGGTGACCGGGCTCGTGGTGGTGGCCGCGACGGCGACCGCGATGGTGCCCGCCGCGGGGATCCTCATCGGCATTTCCTCCCTCGTGGCGCGGAACATCGCGCGGGTGCGCAGTGAACGAAGGCAGTTCTGGATCAACCACGGCACTGTCGTGCTGGCCAGCACGCTCGCGCTCGTACTCGGCATCTTCCGGCCCGATCTGCTGGCGAACCTGCTGCTGCTCACCTACTCCGGATCGGTGCAGCTGGCCCCGGCCAACCTGCTCGGTTTCCTGAAGAAGGTGCCGGTCGGCAAGGTGCCGGTGTTCGCCGGGCTGATCGCCGGCGAAATCGTGGTGATCTGGCTGACCTTCTTCGACACCAAGCTGGCGGGCACGGTGAACGTCGGGCTGATCGGCCTGGCAGTCAACGTCGTCGTGCTCGCTGTCGCCGCCCTGATCGAACGGGCTGTCGCCCGGCCCGCGGAACTCACGGAAGCTGGAGAACCGTTATGA